One window of the Ammospiza caudacuta isolate bAmmCau1 chromosome 9, bAmmCau1.pri, whole genome shotgun sequence genome contains the following:
- the LOC131561225 gene encoding beta-microseminoprotein-like, translating into MKSFLAFLVAVGTIVTLADAGCRTSLQVPGRPFRGCMWNGKLYPFGHIDRTEDCYQCNCDERAMHCCTIFFIPGSYDKEKCKVVFNKKRCRYDVLQRDDPSQPCSSGFSGVL; encoded by the exons ATG AAGAGCTTTCTGGCTTTCCTTGTTGCAGTGGGCACCATCGTGACCCTGGCTGATGCAGGCTGCAGAACTTCACTTCAGGTTCCAGGGAGGCCCTTCAGAG GCTGTATGTGGAATGGAAAACTGTATCCCTTTGGACACATTGACAGGACAGAAGATTGCTACCAATGCAACTGTGACGAACGTGCAATGCATTGCTGTACCAT CTTTTTCATTCCTGGTTCTTATGACAAAGAGAAATGTAAAGTTGTTTTCAACAAGAAGCGCTGTCGCTATGATGTCCTGCAGAGGGATGACCCCTCACAGCCGTGTTCTTCTGGCTTTTCTGGAGTGTTGTAA